A genome region from Altererythrobacter aquiaggeris includes the following:
- the ruvB gene encoding Holliday junction branch migration DNA helicase RuvB encodes MTDNPILNPERAPEDPDAALRPKTLDEFIGQEAARGNLRVFIEAAKSRAEALDHVLFFGPPGLGKTTLAQIVAKELGVGFRATSGPVIGKAGDLAALLTNLEEGDVLFIDEIHRLNPVVEEVLYPAMEDRALDLIIGEGPSARSVRIDLPPFTLVGATTRQGLLTTPLRDRFGIPVRLNFYTEEELTRVVTRAAGKLDVTIDPAGALEIARRARGTPRVAGRLMRRVRDFAHVAGDGIVNRKVADEALTRLEVDRLGLDAMDRRYLTMIADIYKGGPVGVETLAAGLSEPRDTVEEVIEPFLIQLGLVARTARGRCLNDSAWAHLDMTPPRPDPQTGQTGLFDDKS; translated from the coding sequence ATGACCGATAACCCCATCCTCAACCCCGAACGCGCACCGGAGGATCCGGATGCGGCGCTTCGGCCCAAAACGCTTGACGAATTTATCGGGCAGGAGGCGGCGCGCGGTAATCTGCGGGTTTTTATCGAGGCCGCGAAATCGCGCGCCGAGGCGCTGGACCATGTGTTGTTTTTCGGACCGCCCGGTCTTGGGAAAACCACGCTGGCGCAAATTGTGGCCAAGGAACTGGGCGTGGGGTTCCGCGCCACTTCCGGCCCGGTTATCGGCAAGGCTGGTGATCTTGCGGCATTGCTGACCAATCTGGAAGAGGGCGATGTCCTGTTCATCGACGAGATTCACCGGCTTAATCCGGTGGTCGAAGAAGTGCTCTATCCCGCAATGGAAGACCGCGCGCTCGATCTGATTATCGGCGAGGGGCCATCGGCGCGCAGCGTGCGGATCGATCTGCCTCCCTTTACGCTGGTGGGGGCAACCACGCGGCAGGGGCTGCTCACAACGCCACTGCGCGACCGCTTCGGCATTCCGGTGCGGCTGAATTTCTACACCGAGGAAGAGCTGACCCGCGTCGTCACTCGTGCTGCGGGCAAGCTGGATGTGACAATTGACCCAGCGGGCGCTTTGGAAATTGCCCGCCGGGCCCGCGGAACGCCGCGCGTTGCAGGCCGGTTGATGCGCCGGGTGCGCGACTTTGCCCATGTCGCGGGTGACGGGATCGTGAATCGCAAGGTGGCGGACGAAGCGTTGACCCGGCTGGAGGTTGACCGGCTTGGCCTCGATGCGATGGATCGCCGCTATCTCACCATGATTGCCGATATCTACAAAGGCGGGCCGGTAGGCGTAGAAACGCTTGCCGCCGGCCTTTCGGAGCCGCGCGATACGGTAGAGGAAGTGATCGAACCTTTCCTGATCCAGCTGGGTCTGGTCGCGCGGACGGCGCGCGGGCGGTGTCTGAACGACTCGGCGTGGGCACACCTCGACATGACCCCTCCGCGGCCGGACCCGCAGACCGGCCAGACAGGGTTGTTTGACGATAAAAGTTAA
- the ruvA gene encoding Holliday junction branch migration protein RuvA, whose amino-acid sequence MIAKLKGLLDETGSDWAVIDVQGVGYLVHCSARTLAALGDQGEACTVFTDLQVSENDMRLLGFAEAGERDWFRLLTSVQGVGSKVGLAILSALSPGEIRDACAGGDAAMVARANGVGPKLAGRIVNELKDKAGALPALGPGGGGAALPKSGASADAVSALQNLGFKPAIAAQAVAEAQGELGEGADLNALVRAALKRASK is encoded by the coding sequence ATGATTGCAAAGCTGAAGGGCCTGCTCGACGAAACCGGTTCCGACTGGGCGGTGATCGATGTGCAGGGTGTTGGCTATCTCGTCCATTGCAGTGCGCGGACGCTTGCGGCGCTGGGTGATCAGGGAGAAGCCTGCACCGTCTTCACCGATTTGCAGGTCAGCGAAAACGACATGCGGCTGCTTGGCTTTGCGGAAGCGGGCGAGCGTGACTGGTTCCGTTTGCTCACCAGCGTGCAGGGGGTGGGCTCAAAAGTCGGGCTGGCGATCCTTTCGGCGCTTTCCCCCGGTGAAATCCGCGATGCCTGCGCTGGCGGTGATGCCGCAATGGTAGCACGCGCGAACGGCGTGGGGCCGAAACTGGCGGGCCGGATCGTCAATGAATTGAAGGACAAGGCGGGCGCATTGCCTGCTTTGGGTCCGGGCGGCGGCGGCGCAGCTTTGCCGAAAAGCGGTGCGAGCGCGGATGCGGTTTCAGCCTTGCAGAACTTGGGCTTCAAACCCGCGATTGCCGCGCAAGCAGTGGCGGAGGCACAAGGCGAGTTGGGCGAGGGCGCGGATCTGAATGCGCTAGTGCGGGCGGCATTGAAAAGGGCGTCGAAGTGA